A stretch of the Ostrea edulis chromosome 9, xbOstEdul1.1, whole genome shotgun sequence genome encodes the following:
- the LOC125658420 gene encoding uncharacterized protein LOC125658420 produces MSDKISAIQRKSLISFRELDVDTEIELGNLSEFEGSGMMSSSDTRNLYNYTKQYTIFPEPQPGNNLSYLSFFSTQILYFFVSGADNPCVDRTFVGQTLYRCLGDFMKEAYVAKIEQRQIQPKKMCMLFEDGFQCFEKKLQRDNGDMCTAHDLYDIASWFKTEIFTDFDVDVRGCPYPDVPPTPVPSQTSGHPVFTDVRESSQVALVAGIVLGVAVMSILVMIFFVIFKRRIIGASTDCHESHLVKKKTSTAPPPESTLPQQCHVNVTDTHSTLTGLGSDHSVHHGSYESVPAHRASSHHIYTEIDSITEKPAGHMDDVTRVAPIGCPTFMSGYMPPDLAYQWQHGAPHPVKDMTVDYVATGGYYTHTHAPVYQSTTVPL; encoded by the exons ATGTCGGATAAAATCTCAGCCATCCAGAGGAAATCTTTAATCTCTTTCCGGGAACTGGATGTAGACACTGAAATTGAACTTGGAAACTTATCTGAATTTGAAGGATCTGGAATGATGTCTAGTTCAG ACACAAGGAATTTATACAATTACACGAAGCAATATACAATTTTTCCGGAACCACAACCAGGAAACAAtctgagttatctctctttcttCAGTACACAAATTCTCTATTTTTTTGTTTCAGGAGCAGATAACCCGTGTGTGGACCGTACATTCGTTGGTCAGACGCTGTATCGATGTCTAGGGGACTTCATGAAGGAGGCGTATGTCGCCAAAATAGAACAGCGACAGATACAGCCGAAGAAGATGTGCAT GTTATTTGAAGATGGCTTCCAGTGTTTTGAAAAGAAACTCCAAAGAGATAATGGTGACATGTGCACTGCGCATGATTTATACGATATTGCATCATGGTTCAAGACGGAGATCTTCACGGATTTTGACGTAGACGTAAGAGGATGCCCATATCCTG ATGTCCCACCGACACCCGTTCCATCACAAACATCTGGTCACCCAGTGTTCACAGACGTACGGGAATCATCGCAGGTTGCCTTGGTAGCCGGGATCGTCCTGGGAGTTGCGGTGATGTCGATTCTCGTCATGATCTTCTTCGTCATATTCAAAAG GAGGATCATTGGAGCCAGTACTGATTGTCATGAGAGCCACTTAGTCAAGAAAAAGACGTCCACGGCTCCACCGCCAGAATCCACCTTACCGCAACAGTGCCATGTTAACGTAACAG ATACTCACTCCACCTTGACAGGTCTGGGCTCTGATCACAGTGTACACCACGGCAG TTATGAGTCGGTCCCCGCACACCGAGCATCATCACATCATATTTACACAGAGATCGACAGCATCACCGAGAAGCCTGCGGGGCACATGGATGACGTCACTAGGGTAGCTCCGATTGGCTGTCCTACGTTCATGAGTGGATACATGCCCCCGGATCTTGCCTACCA ATGGCAGCACGGTGCTCCCCATCCGGTGAAGGACATGACGGTGGACTACGTTGCTACAGGTGGATACTACACCCATACGCATGCGCCGGTATACCAGTCAACAACAGTACCGCTGTGA